In one Prosthecochloris aestuarii DSM 271 genomic region, the following are encoded:
- a CDS encoding Na+/H+ antiporter subunit B, with product MYSLILATASRYLLLLLLIFSVFLLLRGHNEPGGGFTGGLVGASAYALYFIANGIGEARRVLRFDPQAVVASGLLLAALSTLPSLVAGEPFMTAIWIDTGIPLIGKVGTPLLFDFGVYLLVLGMTLSIVFTLAGEEVRP from the coding sequence ATGTATTCTCTCATTCTTGCTACGGCATCGCGCTATCTGCTGTTGCTGCTGCTGATTTTTTCCGTATTTCTGCTGCTTCGCGGCCATAATGAGCCCGGCGGAGGGTTCACGGGTGGTCTGGTTGGAGCGTCAGCTTACGCGCTCTACTTTATTGCTAATGGCATCGGGGAGGCCAGGCGTGTTCTGCGCTTCGATCCTCAGGCCGTTGTCGCTTCCGGTCTGCTGCTTGCCGCTTTGAGCACCCTGCCGTCCCTGGTTGCAGGAGAGCCGTTCATGACCGCTATCTGGATCGATACCGGCATACCCCTCATTGGCAAGGTCGGTACCCCGCTCTTGTTCGATTTCGGCGTCTATCTTCTTGTTCTGGGCATGACGCTTTCCATTGTCTTCACTCTGGCCGGAGAGGAGGTTCGCCCATGA
- a CDS encoding Na+/H+ antiporter subunit C, with product MTVLMALLVGVLYAAGTYLILRRSMVKVIFGLIFLGHAANLMIFTVGRLTKGVPAFVPEGAAAPPVPFADPLPQALILTAIVIGFGVQAFTIVLFKRTYQVLGTEDLDEMRSTDQLPPEVKS from the coding sequence ATGACCGTTTTGATGGCTCTTCTTGTCGGGGTGCTCTATGCCGCGGGAACCTACCTTATTCTGAGGCGGAGCATGGTGAAGGTGATTTTCGGTCTGATTTTTCTCGGCCATGCCGCCAATCTCATGATTTTTACCGTTGGCCGCCTGACAAAGGGTGTTCCGGCTTTCGTCCCCGAAGGGGCTGCGGCTCCGCCTGTTCCTTTTGCCGATCCGCTGCCGCAGGCACTGATCCTGACGGCAATCGTGATCGGGTTCGGGGTGCAGGCGTTTACCATCGTGCTGTTCAAGCGGACCTATCAGGTACTCGGCACCGAGGACCTTGACGAGATGAGAAGCACCGACCAGCTTCCGCCGGAGGTGAAATCATGA
- a CDS encoding Na+/H+ antiporter subunit D, with translation MNRFIMLPVILPFISAVLMLFFPKRLAVQRWIHIASSAIQCALALIILGGVVSGGVLSLQIGGWQAPFGITFVADLLSSIMVAAAGVIGFTTSIYAVGSIDREREHFFFYPLMQMLMMGVNGAFLTGDIFNLYVWFEVMLISSFVLLVLGSRPEQLEGAIKYVTINLLSSAIFLAGVGLLYGMAGTLNMADLALRIPLLGHRELVSVVVVLFTVTFGVKAALFPLFFWLPASYHTPPVAVSAIFAGLLTKVGVYAIMRLLTTIFTHDDAAFIQQFLLVVSGLTMVSGVLGAVAQYDVRKLLSFHIISQIGYMIFAIAIQSPLGIAGGLFYMLHNIAAKTNLFYISGIIRRLRGSFNLREIGGIYRYYPFFGLLFLVPALGLAGIPPLSGFWAKLTVIRAGIESEHYVLTGVALMVSMLTLFSMIKIWNEAFWKDDPHGSSHNSGGEYHGQSLCKKVMMVAPAVMLGLFTVVSGLWFEPFFDLASSAAEQLLDPTLYIQSVIGGRL, from the coding sequence ATGAACCGTTTCATCATGCTGCCCGTCATCCTTCCGTTTATCTCGGCCGTGCTTATGCTCTTTTTCCCGAAGCGGCTTGCTGTGCAGCGGTGGATCCATATCGCATCGTCGGCGATTCAGTGCGCGCTTGCTCTGATTATTCTCGGCGGGGTGGTCTCAGGCGGCGTTCTTTCCCTGCAGATCGGCGGCTGGCAGGCCCCGTTCGGGATTACCTTCGTGGCTGATCTTCTCTCTTCGATCATGGTTGCGGCTGCAGGGGTTATCGGCTTCACAACATCCATCTACGCGGTTGGGAGTATTGACCGGGAGCGGGAGCACTTCTTTTTCTATCCGCTCATGCAGATGCTGATGATGGGCGTCAACGGGGCGTTTCTGACCGGGGACATCTTCAATCTCTACGTATGGTTCGAGGTGATGCTGATCTCGTCCTTTGTGCTGCTGGTGCTCGGCAGTCGGCCGGAGCAGCTTGAAGGGGCTATCAAGTATGTGACCATCAACCTGCTGTCGTCGGCGATATTTCTTGCTGGAGTAGGCCTTCTTTACGGCATGGCAGGGACGCTCAATATGGCCGACCTTGCCCTGAGGATCCCTTTGCTCGGTCATCGTGAACTGGTTTCGGTTGTTGTTGTGCTCTTTACGGTGACGTTCGGAGTCAAGGCTGCGCTGTTTCCGCTTTTTTTCTGGCTTCCGGCCTCGTACCATACGCCGCCGGTCGCCGTGTCGGCTATTTTTGCAGGCTTGCTCACCAAGGTCGGCGTCTATGCGATTATGCGTTTGCTGACGACTATTTTTACGCACGATGACGCAGCGTTTATTCAGCAATTCCTGCTCGTGGTCTCCGGGTTGACGATGGTTTCAGGGGTGCTTGGCGCGGTGGCGCAGTACGATGTGCGCAAGCTGCTCTCTTTTCATATTATCAGCCAGATCGGCTACATGATCTTTGCCATAGCGATCCAGTCGCCTCTCGGCATCGCTGGAGGGCTGTTCTACATGCTGCACAATATCGCTGCGAAAACCAATCTCTTCTATATCAGCGGGATTATCCGCCGTCTCAGAGGCTCCTTTAACCTGCGTGAGATCGGCGGCATCTATCGTTACTATCCCTTTTTCGGGCTGCTTTTCCTGGTTCCTGCGCTGGGGCTTGCAGGTATTCCGCCGCTCTCGGGTTTCTGGGCCAAGCTTACCGTGATCAGAGCCGGCATCGAGTCGGAGCATTATGTTCTTACCGGAGTGGCCCTTATGGTGAGTATGCTGACACTCTTTTCCATGATCAAGATCTGGAACGAGGCGTTCTGGAAAGATGACCCGCACGGCAGCAGCCATAACAGCGGTGGAGAATACCATGGACAGAGCCTCTGCAAAAAGGTGATGATGGTCGCCCCGGCGGTAATGCTCGGCCTTTTTACGGTGGTGTCCGGACTCTGGTTCGAGCCGTTTTTTGATCTTGCAAGCAGCGCCGCCGAACAGCTGCTGGATCCGACGCTCTATATTCAATCGGTCATAGGGGGGCGTCTATGA
- a CDS encoding Na+/H+ antiporter subunit E, translating into MNLFLLNILLAIAWMLLAGQVSAVTFSVGLIVGYVLLWLSRAVWGETRYFSKIPLVAMFMLYFLRELLMANLKVAFDIITPKDYMEPGIIAVPLDVKSDIEITLFANLVTLTPGTLSLDVSPDRQTLYVHALYVKDADLFRRELKNGLEKRLIEVMR; encoded by the coding sequence ATGAATCTCTTTCTGCTCAATATTCTTCTGGCGATCGCCTGGATGCTTCTGGCCGGTCAGGTGAGCGCGGTAACCTTCAGTGTCGGTCTGATCGTCGGTTACGTGCTGCTCTGGCTGTCGCGAGCTGTCTGGGGCGAAACGCGCTATTTTTCCAAAATTCCGCTGGTGGCAATGTTTATGCTCTATTTTCTGCGCGAACTGTTGATGGCGAACCTGAAAGTGGCGTTCGACATCATCACACCGAAAGATTATATGGAGCCGGGCATTATCGCGGTCCCGCTCGATGTGAAGAGCGATATCGAGATCACGCTCTTCGCCAACCTTGTCACCCTCACGCCGGGAACACTCAGTCTGGATGTGTCGCCTGACCGACAGACACTCTATGTGCATGCTCTCTATGTGAAGGATGCCGACCTGTTTCGCCGTGAACTCAAGAACGGACTTGAAAAACGATTGATCGAGGTGATGCGATGA
- a CDS encoding monovalent cation/H+ antiporter complex subunit F produces MSFMEWAVQISVIAIGLSILIIFLRLVIGPAIEDRIVALDLLSANAIAFIAVYSIQKNTTTFLDVGIIVALLAFFGTVAFGYYLGRRGKQ; encoded by the coding sequence ATGAGTTTTATGGAATGGGCTGTTCAGATTTCAGTGATCGCCATCGGGCTGTCGATCCTTATTATTTTTCTCCGCCTGGTGATCGGTCCTGCCATCGAGGACCGTATTGTGGCGCTCGATCTGCTGTCTGCCAACGCGATTGCGTTTATCGCTGTCTATTCAATTCAGAAGAATACCACCACCTTTCTCGATGTCGGCATTATCGTGGCTCTGCTGGCGTTTTTCGGTACGGTGGCTTTCGGCTACTATCTCGGAAGGAGGGGAAAACAATGA
- the mnhG gene encoding monovalent cation/H(+) antiporter subunit G: protein MIDLISGIFLLMGSLFILLSAVGILKMPDLYTRMSATTKASTLGIGLVLAGTVVYWQDFGIASRAVAIILFLFLTAPVAAHIIGRAAYFGGVPLWEKTHINELPRNAPEEEPPD, encoded by the coding sequence ATGATTGACTTGATCAGCGGGATCTTCCTGCTCATGGGAAGCCTGTTTATTCTGCTTTCTGCGGTGGGTATTCTGAAAATGCCCGACCTCTATACCCGTATGTCGGCAACAACCAAAGCCTCGACGCTTGGTATAGGCCTTGTGCTGGCCGGAACGGTGGTGTACTGGCAGGATTTCGGCATCGCGTCAAGGGCTGTAGCTATTATCCTGTTTCTGTTTCTCACGGCCCCTGTCGCTGCCCATATCATCGGTCGGGCTGCGTATTTCGGCGGTGTGCCGCTCTGGGAAAAAACGCATATCAACGAGCTGCCGCGCAACGCTCCGGAAGAGGAGCCGCCGGATTGA
- a CDS encoding phytase gives MKNHTLKYTLATLIAALSLPGCNTGTSPHEARPLIVTEQVPNDSDDPAIWINREDPSKSLVLGTDKDANGGVYVFDLKGRILKEKTVTGLARPNNIDIGYGLMLGGKPVDIAVVTERLTSKLRVFALPGMEPIDNGGLPVFENQKLAAPMGIALYKRPSDNAMFAVVSRKQGPQDGTYLWQYLLEDDGSGQVIATKVREFGAWSGKKEIEAVAVDNEAGRIYYSDEGFGIRSYRADPEHPDAGAELALFATEGITRDHEGIAIVSDSNNGGWIIVSDQSAGELHLYSRNGGTPDTMEHHTLKRVVKTAAIETDGIEAAPKLNGTGFPKGLFVAMSDDRTFQYYSLEDIIGTQ, from the coding sequence ATGAAAAACCACACGCTGAAATACACGCTGGCAACACTCATCGCGGCGCTCTCGCTCCCCGGGTGCAACACCGGGACCTCCCCCCACGAAGCCCGACCGCTGATCGTTACCGAACAGGTCCCGAACGACAGTGACGATCCTGCCATCTGGATCAATCGCGAAGATCCGTCGAAAAGCCTTGTCCTCGGTACCGACAAAGATGCAAACGGAGGCGTCTATGTGTTCGACCTCAAAGGCCGGATCCTGAAAGAAAAAACGGTAACAGGCCTTGCCCGCCCGAACAACATCGATATAGGTTACGGCCTGATGCTTGGGGGAAAACCGGTCGATATCGCCGTTGTCACCGAACGGCTGACATCAAAACTCCGGGTGTTCGCCCTTCCCGGCATGGAACCGATCGACAATGGCGGCCTGCCGGTCTTTGAAAACCAGAAGCTTGCCGCCCCGATGGGCATCGCACTCTATAAACGACCATCCGACAATGCCATGTTTGCCGTCGTCAGCAGAAAACAGGGGCCTCAGGACGGAACCTATCTCTGGCAGTACCTTCTGGAGGATGACGGCAGCGGCCAAGTCATAGCGACGAAGGTGCGCGAATTCGGAGCATGGAGCGGAAAAAAGGAGATCGAAGCCGTAGCCGTCGACAACGAGGCAGGAAGAATCTATTACTCGGATGAGGGTTTCGGCATCAGATCGTACCGCGCCGATCCTGAACATCCGGACGCCGGCGCTGAACTGGCTCTTTTCGCAACTGAAGGGATCACACGGGACCACGAAGGAATCGCCATTGTCTCTGACAGCAACAACGGGGGTTGGATCATCGTCTCGGACCAGTCCGCAGGAGAGCTCCACCTCTACTCAAGAAACGGAGGCACTCCTGATACAATGGAGCACCATACCCTGAAGCGTGTCGTGAAAACCGCAGCCATTGAGACCGACGGCATTGAAGCCGCACCGAAACTCAACGGAACGGGCTTCCCGAAAGGTCTTTTCGTTGCCATGTCTGACGACAGGACATTCCAGTACTATTCGCTGGAGGATATCATCGGAACACAGTAA
- a CDS encoding TonB-dependent receptor: protein MKYSFLLLITCVSTLMINSLSILLPSGAAGAATITGIVVDDADGLPLPAATISVKGSEEGAITGQNGRFRLENVATSNPVIVASYLGYMTEEYPVLLSSEGLAKLSIRLKPGIVVSQEITIVGEMLKGQAKALNQQKNNLNVTNVVAADQIGKFPDSNVGDALKRIPGISVFTDQGEARFGHIRGTEPRFNSVTVNGERIPSAEAENRTIQLDLIPADMVQTIEVTKALTPDMDADAIGGSINLVTKLPTEERFSLTAGGGWNMIDETGGARYQLGGTYGNRFLDGKLGVLFSVSYDDNDFGSDDIEAEWDAEEDGIEALKEFQVRQYDVRRIRKSFSTGLDYRFNENHVLKFNGIYNWRKDYENRYRGSYKDLDEDLAELVWETKGGTNNNARLEDQRMMSFTLGGEHDFGKLDLDWQAAYSKASEERPNERYVSFVAEDQPFITDISNPEHPLVTVNSNVADGISGNGSWTLDELTEEYQYTEDIDKNFALNLAYDLSDSFKLKFGGKIRDKHKMRENDFYAYEPAAEEAFYTAVYDNLSDKTKEGFLPGEQYESGSFVSNDFLGSLDLNSQDFDKERVLEELAGNFDAKEQIKAVYLMGSWDLSRKATILGGVRLEHTRNEYDAYEYNADEDILTKVTGTPSDYTNVLPSMHLRYKINDMTSLKLAYTHTLSRPNYFDLAPYTLIDDEEKYIGNPDLEPTMSKNVDLMIEHYLSDVGILSAGVFYKSVSDFIITRKTDDPEYEDGLFQPLNAGDGTLTGLETAAQFQLPFIPGLGLFLNYTYTHSTIDNFNIEGRQSDGLPLPGSPEHTANASVAYEKGPFNIRLSANYHSDFIDSEEGSIGENKWEDRYCDDAFHLDLNGGYRLNDIVRLYFEVSNLTNEPLRFYQGGESYIAQEEWYERRILLGLKANW from the coding sequence ATGAAATACTCATTTCTGCTGTTAATCACATGCGTTTCGACGCTTATGATCAACAGCCTGTCGATTTTACTTCCCTCAGGAGCTGCCGGGGCGGCAACGATCACCGGCATCGTGGTCGACGACGCCGACGGACTGCCGCTCCCTGCAGCAACCATCTCTGTCAAAGGCTCTGAAGAAGGCGCCATAACCGGTCAGAACGGTCGCTTCCGGCTGGAAAATGTCGCCACCAGTAACCCCGTTATTGTGGCATCCTATCTTGGCTACATGACCGAGGAATACCCTGTACTGCTCTCCTCTGAAGGTCTGGCAAAACTCTCCATCCGGCTCAAACCAGGCATTGTGGTCAGCCAGGAGATCACCATCGTAGGCGAAATGCTCAAAGGCCAGGCCAAAGCCCTCAACCAGCAGAAAAACAATCTCAATGTCACCAATGTGGTCGCAGCGGACCAGATCGGCAAGTTTCCTGACTCGAACGTAGGCGACGCACTCAAACGCATTCCGGGCATCAGCGTCTTCACCGATCAGGGAGAAGCTCGCTTCGGCCATATCCGCGGCACCGAACCCCGTTTCAACTCCGTCACCGTCAACGGAGAGCGCATTCCATCAGCCGAAGCTGAAAACCGCACCATTCAGCTCGATCTCATCCCGGCAGACATGGTCCAGACTATCGAAGTGACCAAAGCCCTCACACCCGACATGGATGCGGATGCAATCGGCGGCTCGATCAATCTTGTCACCAAACTCCCCACCGAAGAGCGATTTTCTCTCACCGCGGGCGGAGGCTGGAACATGATCGACGAAACAGGCGGAGCCCGCTACCAGCTCGGCGGAACCTATGGCAACCGCTTCCTTGACGGCAAACTCGGCGTGCTCTTCAGCGTCTCATACGACGATAACGATTTCGGATCAGACGACATCGAAGCCGAATGGGATGCCGAAGAGGACGGGATTGAGGCTCTGAAAGAGTTTCAGGTCAGACAATACGATGTCCGCCGCATCCGGAAAAGTTTCTCGACCGGGCTCGACTACCGGTTCAACGAAAACCACGTCCTGAAATTCAACGGGATCTACAACTGGCGCAAGGACTACGAAAACCGCTACCGGGGAAGCTACAAAGACCTCGACGAGGACCTGGCAGAGCTGGTATGGGAAACCAAAGGAGGAACGAACAACAATGCCCGCCTCGAAGACCAGCGCATGATGTCGTTCACGCTCGGCGGTGAACACGATTTCGGTAAACTCGACCTCGACTGGCAGGCAGCCTATTCCAAAGCCTCCGAGGAGCGCCCGAACGAACGTTATGTCTCCTTCGTTGCCGAAGACCAGCCATTCATCACTGACATCAGCAACCCGGAACACCCCTTGGTCACGGTGAACAGTAACGTCGCCGACGGAATTTCCGGCAACGGATCATGGACCCTCGATGAACTCACCGAAGAGTATCAATACACCGAGGATATCGATAAAAACTTCGCACTGAACCTTGCCTACGACCTGTCAGACTCTTTCAAACTGAAGTTTGGCGGAAAAATTCGCGACAAGCATAAAATGCGTGAAAACGATTTCTACGCCTATGAACCTGCAGCCGAAGAAGCGTTTTACACTGCTGTCTATGACAACCTTTCGGACAAAACCAAAGAGGGCTTTCTCCCCGGCGAGCAATATGAATCCGGCAGTTTCGTGTCCAATGATTTTCTCGGAAGTCTCGACCTGAATTCCCAGGACTTCGACAAAGAACGCGTACTCGAAGAGCTGGCAGGCAACTTTGACGCGAAAGAACAGATCAAAGCGGTCTACCTCATGGGAAGCTGGGATCTGAGCCGGAAAGCAACCATTCTCGGCGGCGTAAGGCTCGAACACACCCGCAACGAGTATGACGCTTATGAGTACAATGCCGACGAAGATATCCTGACAAAGGTAACCGGCACCCCGTCAGACTATACCAATGTCCTTCCCTCTATGCATCTTCGCTACAAGATCAACGATATGACCAGCCTCAAGCTTGCCTATACGCATACGCTCTCAAGGCCGAACTACTTCGATCTTGCACCGTATACCCTCATCGACGATGAAGAAAAATACATTGGCAACCCCGATCTCGAACCGACGATGTCGAAAAACGTCGATCTCATGATCGAGCACTACCTGAGCGATGTCGGCATCCTGTCGGCAGGCGTTTTCTACAAATCGGTCAGTGATTTCATCATCACAAGAAAAACAGACGACCCCGAGTATGAAGACGGTCTCTTTCAACCACTGAACGCTGGTGACGGAACCCTTACGGGCCTCGAAACAGCAGCGCAGTTTCAGTTGCCCTTCATCCCCGGGCTCGGCCTCTTCCTGAACTACACCTATACGCACTCAACGATCGACAACTTCAACATCGAAGGGCGCCAGAGCGATGGGCTCCCTCTTCCCGGCAGCCCCGAGCACACCGCAAACGCCTCCGTCGCCTATGAAAAAGGGCCGTTCAACATCCGCCTCTCGGCGAACTACCACAGTGACTTCATCGATTCCGAGGAAGGATCGATCGGGGAAAACAAGTGGGAAGACCGCTACTGTGACGACGCATTCCATCTCGACCTCAACGGGGGCTACCGCCTGAACGATATTGTCCGCCTCTACTTCGAGGTCAGCAACCTGACCAACGAACCGTTGCGATTCTATCAGGGCGGGGAAAGCTATATCGCTCAGGAAGAGTGGTATGAACGAAGGATTCTTCTTGGCCTCAAAGCAAACTGGTAA
- a CDS encoding alpha-amylase family glycosyl hydrolase: MTEQSNEHHTIERRLDQIDLNELCRGRSFHPSPVSWGDEVLYFLFLDRFSDAKEYGGFTDREGRPVDSGENGRSTPLFNFEDDAARASRSEWFESGKGWCGGTLAGLRDKLGYLKRLGITALWISPVFKQVTGSNDYHGYGIQNFLDVDPHFGTRQELRELVQAAHAEGIRVILDIIVNHAGDVFAYSGNERRNYNNGVEFPVQGFRRFSGEEGSIPFRTVSPEEEQELWPDGAVWPAELQEPGNWRKKGEIGNWDGFPDYVEGDFLSLKDLHLGNGISDPSAGQDIGRRISGFSPSETLAHLIKVYRFWIAYADIDGYRLDTVKHMEPGAVRLFVNAIHEFAQSVGKENFTVIGEITGGRALAFETLETTGLDAALGINDVSDKLEFLAKGWRSPGHPETPEQEGYFDIFRNSLQDCKSSHQWYGNHIVTMFDDHDQVGVRHKFRFCGQGEQSYTLLPAALGLNLATMGIPCLYYGTEQAFNGADHRDNDDSYSDVFLRECMFGGAFGSMQSTGRHFFNESHEIYRFISRLSALRSQHLALRRGRQYLRQVSASGHDNDFHYPQPLGGELRWIIAWSRIFADREYLCACNTDPRHPLTLWATVDSSLHRSGETMSCLFSSDREQEGTSSDIEARNGKAIAVTVPPGGFVVYH, translated from the coding sequence ATGACAGAGCAGAGCAATGAGCACCATACCATCGAAAGACGCCTCGATCAGATAGATCTCAACGAGCTTTGCCGCGGCAGAAGCTTTCACCCGTCGCCCGTATCGTGGGGTGACGAAGTCCTCTATTTCCTGTTTCTCGACCGGTTCTCGGACGCAAAAGAGTACGGAGGATTCACCGACCGGGAAGGCAGGCCTGTCGATAGCGGTGAAAACGGACGTTCGACGCCGCTCTTCAACTTCGAAGATGATGCTGCTCGCGCATCGAGGAGTGAATGGTTCGAATCAGGAAAAGGATGGTGCGGCGGCACTCTTGCGGGTCTGCGTGACAAACTTGGCTACCTGAAACGGCTTGGCATCACAGCACTGTGGATCAGTCCCGTCTTCAAACAGGTCACCGGCAGCAACGACTATCACGGCTACGGCATCCAGAACTTTCTTGACGTTGATCCGCATTTCGGAACCCGGCAAGAGCTCAGAGAACTCGTGCAGGCAGCGCACGCTGAAGGCATACGGGTCATTCTCGATATCATCGTCAACCACGCTGGAGACGTCTTCGCCTATAGCGGCAACGAAAGGCGCAACTACAATAACGGAGTGGAATTTCCCGTGCAGGGGTTCCGTCGATTCAGCGGCGAAGAAGGAAGCATTCCATTCAGGACCGTGAGCCCTGAAGAAGAGCAGGAGCTCTGGCCTGACGGAGCCGTCTGGCCTGCGGAGCTGCAAGAGCCCGGCAACTGGCGGAAAAAGGGCGAAATCGGCAACTGGGACGGGTTTCCCGACTATGTCGAGGGTGATTTCCTTTCGCTCAAAGACCTGCATCTCGGCAATGGGATCAGCGACCCCTCGGCCGGTCAGGATATCGGCAGAAGAATCAGCGGATTCTCTCCGTCCGAAACCCTGGCGCACCTTATCAAGGTCTACCGCTTCTGGATTGCCTATGCAGACATCGACGGCTACCGTCTCGACACCGTCAAACACATGGAACCCGGAGCGGTCCGTCTCTTTGTCAACGCCATTCATGAATTCGCCCAGTCGGTCGGCAAGGAGAACTTCACCGTTATCGGAGAAATCACGGGAGGACGCGCTCTTGCCTTCGAAACGCTTGAAACCACCGGCCTTGATGCAGCACTCGGCATCAACGACGTTTCCGACAAGCTCGAATTTCTCGCTAAAGGGTGGCGCAGCCCCGGCCACCCCGAAACACCTGAACAGGAAGGCTACTTCGATATCTTCCGCAACAGTCTCCAGGACTGCAAGAGCAGCCATCAGTGGTATGGCAATCATATCGTCACCATGTTCGACGATCACGACCAGGTCGGCGTACGGCACAAATTCCGTTTCTGCGGACAGGGAGAACAGAGCTACACCCTGCTGCCGGCAGCACTCGGGCTCAATCTTGCGACGATGGGTATCCCCTGCCTCTACTACGGAACCGAACAGGCCTTCAACGGCGCCGACCACCGCGACAACGACGACTCGTACAGTGATGTCTTCCTGCGGGAGTGCATGTTCGGAGGAGCGTTCGGATCGATGCAGAGCACCGGACGCCACTTCTTCAACGAATCGCATGAGATCTACCGCTTCATCAGTCGCCTTTCCGCCCTGAGATCGCAACACCTTGCGCTGAGACGGGGACGTCAGTACCTCCGGCAGGTATCAGCCTCGGGTCATGACAACGACTTTCACTACCCGCAGCCCCTTGGCGGCGAACTGCGCTGGATCATCGCATGGTCCCGCATCTTCGCAGACCGGGAGTACCTCTGTGCCTGCAATACCGACCCGCGCCACCCCCTGACGCTCTGGGCCACAGTGGACAGTTCGCTCCACCGCTCCGGCGAGACCATGAGCTGCCTGTTCAGCTCGGACCGGGAGCAGGAAGGAACATCCTCTGACATTGAAGCACGCAACGGCAAGGCGATTGCCGTAACAGTGCCTCCGGGAGGGTTCGTGGTCTATCATTGA
- a CDS encoding cache domain-containing protein, giving the protein MSDQYNVHRRVLPPFATRLLFILLLQLTAGCASRFDDLDLSAYQYRDTRNLVTFVYDARHILEQEGLSALDYFRANDDHYATEEHYLYIYDLQANNLYHAGMPSLEGRNLLDVTDINGKQISRLILEALDDPENPHGWVHYSWWAPGSFYPVPKSSCHFRVTTPDGKELFVGAGMDYPHEEKEFIRIVVDGADRLVRQKGREAIAIMSDPLSSYNYRDVRVFAFHPDGELLISPVVQDSLLQIRLFECADEVGHHPFANAVKRLASQDRVWEVFMVKNRYQRGLVKKCMYLRKSEMSGRTLYIGAITDLPQPP; this is encoded by the coding sequence ATGAGCGATCAATATAACGTTCACCGGCGAGTATTGCCGCCTTTCGCCACCCGGCTTCTTTTCATTCTGCTTCTGCAACTGACCGCAGGGTGCGCGAGCCGTTTTGACGATCTTGACCTGTCGGCCTACCAATATCGCGATACCCGGAATCTGGTGACGTTTGTCTACGATGCCAGGCATATCCTCGAACAGGAAGGGCTGAGCGCCCTCGATTATTTTCGTGCCAATGACGACCACTATGCGACAGAGGAACACTATCTCTATATCTACGATCTTCAGGCCAATAATCTCTACCATGCAGGGATGCCTTCTCTGGAAGGCCGAAACCTGCTCGATGTGACCGATATCAACGGGAAACAGATTTCGCGTCTGATTCTCGAAGCCCTTGATGACCCTGAAAATCCTCATGGGTGGGTGCATTACTCATGGTGGGCGCCGGGGAGCTTCTACCCTGTACCCAAATCATCCTGTCATTTCAGGGTGACTACTCCTGATGGAAAGGAGCTGTTTGTCGGGGCAGGTATGGACTATCCTCACGAAGAAAAAGAGTTTATTCGTATTGTCGTTGACGGGGCGGATAGGCTGGTGCGCCAAAAAGGCAGGGAGGCTATCGCCATCATGTCGGATCCGCTGTCGTCGTACAACTATCGGGATGTGCGCGTTTTTGCATTTCATCCCGACGGAGAACTCCTGATATCGCCTGTGGTGCAGGACAGTCTTCTGCAGATCCGTCTGTTCGAGTGCGCCGACGAGGTGGGGCACCATCCGTTTGCTAACGCCGTCAAGCGTCTCGCATCGCAGGACAGGGTGTGGGAGGTGTTTATGGTGAAGAATCGATACCAGCGCGGGCTGGTGAAAAAATGTATGTATCTGCGCAAATCGGAGATGTCGGGCCGGACGCTCTATATCGGAGCGATTACCGATCTGCCGCAGCCACCGTAG